The following proteins are co-located in the Luteolibacter rhizosphaerae genome:
- a CDS encoding urease accessory protein UreD has translation MNPEPRSEGVSGMAIRGHLDLRCERRADGTTYISRQSFRAPIHLSKPHQESGALVVHLVNPTAGFFDGDRLDLRVEAGAGSSVVLSTPGASRVYRARGSEAAICSQQLTVEEGAFLEWIPEPFIPQAGAKYHQRTSIDLAPGAGLLFFEWIAPGRVARGEVFEYESLRWELDLRVGERLLARERYTLDPATQSLAALKQRFPESHYLTVYTSGILGTAWPGERLDELNGEKVYLGHGPLEEGVAVIRAVCADSLAARELLGVLRRVLHEAAGRAVPRLGRLNL, from the coding sequence ATGAACCCGGAACCGCGCAGCGAAGGAGTTTCCGGCATGGCTATCCGCGGGCATCTCGACCTGCGTTGCGAGCGCAGAGCGGATGGCACGACTTACATTTCGCGGCAGTCCTTCCGGGCGCCGATTCACCTGAGCAAGCCGCACCAGGAGTCCGGTGCGCTGGTGGTGCATCTGGTGAATCCCACGGCAGGATTCTTCGACGGGGACCGGCTGGACCTGCGGGTGGAAGCCGGGGCCGGGAGCTCGGTGGTGCTGAGCACGCCGGGAGCCTCGCGGGTCTATCGGGCGCGGGGTAGCGAAGCGGCGATTTGTTCGCAGCAACTGACGGTGGAAGAAGGTGCTTTCTTGGAATGGATTCCGGAGCCCTTCATCCCGCAGGCGGGTGCGAAGTATCACCAGCGGACGAGTATCGATCTCGCGCCGGGAGCAGGGCTTTTGTTCTTCGAGTGGATCGCGCCCGGGCGGGTGGCGCGGGGTGAGGTGTTCGAGTATGAGAGCCTGCGTTGGGAGCTGGATCTGCGGGTGGGCGAGCGATTGCTGGCGCGAGAGCGCTATACGCTGGATCCCGCGACCCAGAGTTTGGCGGCCTTGAAGCAGCGCTTTCCGGAGTCGCACTATCTCACGGTCTATACCTCGGGCATCCTGGGAACGGCTTGGCCGGGAGAGCGCTTGGATGAGTTGAATGGTGAGAAGGTTTACCTAGGCCATGGTCCGCTGGAGGAAGGAGTGGCGGTGATCCGGGCGGTGTGTGCGGATAGTCTGGCAGCGAGGGAGCTCTTGGGCGTGCTGCGGCGAGTGCTCCATGAGGCGGCTGGACGGGCCGTGCCAAGATTGGGCCGATTGAATTTGTGA
- a CDS encoding DUF3592 domain-containing protein, with the protein MGIIWTALGLVLVGAGLGAMWSGITGGGWQKIPCIIERFEIAAKPDTDAHFVPDLAFRYEFAGRSYTSHRLWRGKQTKASYGSLSEIRHTFASNTNSECHVNPRKPEQACLVKEDPRNIWGGLAFAVFACFFTAIGLAMIFEKPSLVRLRNRGFAKGVIPVIFVQMFGTAGLGLLVMAIVGRESLPLLLALPCLAFGMGGSWALLKRHRRRLRRALKDHQRNLRRARS; encoded by the coding sequence ATGGGCATCATTTGGACCGCACTCGGTTTGGTCCTTGTAGGAGCGGGGCTCGGGGCGATGTGGAGCGGGATCACCGGCGGTGGCTGGCAGAAGATCCCTTGCATTATCGAACGCTTCGAGATCGCCGCCAAGCCGGACACGGACGCGCACTTCGTTCCCGATCTCGCTTTCCGCTACGAATTCGCGGGCCGGAGCTACACCAGCCATCGCTTGTGGAGAGGGAAGCAGACCAAAGCAAGTTACGGAAGCCTCTCCGAGATCCGCCATACCTTCGCCTCAAACACGAACTCCGAGTGCCACGTCAATCCCCGCAAACCGGAGCAGGCCTGCTTGGTGAAAGAAGATCCCCGGAACATTTGGGGCGGCCTCGCTTTCGCGGTTTTCGCATGCTTCTTCACCGCGATCGGCTTGGCCATGATCTTCGAGAAGCCATCCTTGGTGCGACTCCGGAACCGCGGCTTCGCCAAGGGCGTCATCCCGGTCATCTTCGTCCAGATGTTCGGCACGGCAGGTCTCGGTTTGCTGGTAATGGCCATCGTCGGACGCGAGTCCCTTCCGCTGCTACTGGCACTACCCTGCCTCGCCTTCGGCATGGGCGGTTCTTGGGCATTGCTCAAGCGACACCGTAGGCGCCTGCGCCGCGCCCTCAAAGACCACCAGAGAAACCTCAGGCGAGCCCGCTCCTAA
- the urtA gene encoding urea ABC transporter substrate-binding protein gives MNRSAFQRLLALAALSTTLAATPASAEETVKVGVLHSLSGTMAISETSLRDVLLYTFDEINANGGVMGKKIEPVVVDGASNWPLFAEKAKQLLEEDKVAVTFGCWTSVSRKSVLPVFEEKKGLLFYPVQYEGEEMSPNIMYTAEAVNQQATPAVDYMLAEGKKKFYLLGSDYVYPQTTNLVLLEYLRSKGVPLENIGGGFRKEGDEIVSAGKYTPFGHTDYQQIVSEIKQFAAGGGACVINTLNGDTNVPFFKEYAAAGLTAETCPVVSFSISEDEFRGLPAKQLVGQLGCWTYFQSIRTPANKKFVDGFQAWLKKTDTPGIVKEGRVTCSPMVLSYDGVYLWKKAVEQAKSFDVDKVVAELEKGISFDGPGGTVTSQKNHHVTKNVYIGETRADGQFKILKEFKGVVGEPFLKGTFKASAAK, from the coding sequence ATGAACCGTTCCGCTTTCCAACGCCTGCTGGCCCTGGCAGCGCTTTCCACCACCCTTGCCGCGACACCCGCCAGCGCCGAAGAGACCGTGAAGGTCGGCGTGCTCCACTCCCTTAGCGGCACCATGGCGATCAGCGAAACCTCGCTGCGCGACGTGCTGCTCTACACCTTCGACGAGATCAACGCCAACGGTGGCGTGATGGGTAAGAAGATCGAACCCGTGGTGGTGGACGGTGCCTCGAACTGGCCGCTCTTCGCCGAGAAGGCCAAGCAACTGCTGGAAGAAGACAAGGTGGCCGTGACCTTCGGCTGCTGGACTTCGGTTTCCCGCAAGTCGGTTCTGCCGGTCTTTGAAGAGAAGAAGGGCCTGCTCTTCTACCCGGTGCAATACGAGGGCGAGGAGATGTCCCCAAACATCATGTACACCGCGGAGGCGGTGAACCAGCAGGCGACTCCCGCCGTGGACTACATGCTGGCGGAAGGTAAGAAGAAGTTCTACCTGCTGGGCTCCGACTACGTGTACCCGCAGACGACGAACCTGGTGCTGCTGGAGTACCTGCGCAGCAAGGGTGTGCCGCTGGAGAACATCGGCGGTGGCTTCCGCAAGGAAGGCGACGAGATCGTTTCCGCGGGCAAGTATACTCCCTTCGGTCACACCGATTACCAGCAGATCGTCTCCGAGATCAAACAGTTCGCCGCCGGTGGTGGGGCCTGCGTGATCAACACGCTGAACGGCGATACCAACGTGCCTTTCTTCAAGGAGTATGCCGCGGCCGGCCTGACTGCCGAGACCTGCCCGGTGGTGAGCTTCTCGATCTCCGAGGACGAGTTCCGCGGTCTGCCGGCCAAGCAGCTCGTGGGTCAGCTCGGCTGCTGGACCTACTTCCAATCGATCCGCACTCCCGCCAACAAGAAGTTCGTTGATGGCTTCCAAGCTTGGCTGAAGAAGACCGACACCCCGGGGATCGTGAAGGAAGGCCGCGTGACCTGCTCGCCGATGGTGCTCAGCTACGACGGTGTCTACCTCTGGAAGAAGGCCGTGGAGCAAGCCAAGTCCTTCGACGTGGACAAGGTGGTGGCCGAGCTTGAGAAGGGCATTTCCTTCGATGGCCCCGGCGGCACCGTAACCAGCCAGAAGAACCACCACGTGACGAAGAACGTCTACATCGGCGAGACCCGTGCGGACGGCCAGTTCAAGATCCTGAAGGAGTTCAAGGGCGTCGTAGGCGAGCCCTTCCTGAAAGGCACCTTCAAGGCCTCCGCCGCCAAGTAA
- a CDS encoding thioredoxin family protein: protein MKAITHLAFFAVGSALVGSAFAKTPEGWSTDLEKALEQAKKEKKSVLVEFTGSDWCAPCIAVKKAVLSKKEFTDKASEKFILVELDFPKSDEALAKKNEPIREKYEVEGFPTVLLLTPEGKQFSTFNPAGFMKVDAFLAHLDAELEKKELD, encoded by the coding sequence ATGAAAGCCATCACGCACCTCGCCTTTTTCGCCGTCGGCTCCGCTCTCGTGGGGTCCGCCTTTGCCAAGACGCCGGAAGGCTGGAGCACTGATCTGGAGAAGGCTCTGGAGCAGGCGAAGAAGGAAAAGAAGTCGGTGTTGGTGGAATTCACGGGATCGGACTGGTGCGCACCGTGCATCGCGGTGAAGAAGGCGGTGCTGTCCAAGAAGGAATTCACGGACAAGGCCTCCGAGAAATTCATCCTAGTGGAACTGGATTTCCCGAAGAGCGATGAGGCGCTGGCCAAGAAGAACGAGCCGATCCGCGAGAAGTACGAGGTGGAGGGGTTTCCGACCGTGCTGCTGCTGACTCCGGAAGGGAAGCAGTTCTCCACCTTCAATCCGGCGGGCTTCATGAAGGTGGATGCCTTCCTGGCGCATCTGGATGCGGAGCTGGAAAAGAAGGAGCTCGACTGA
- a CDS encoding DUF3592 domain-containing protein yields MLPFALAFGFFLFIGVCLLIIGFRRNSDRIVHWLIEAVLLFFATAGLALLGVALHSFRESAKTIAWRESPGTVIWSRTVRMEGSRRPPTVPDIFYRYEVGGREYRSNCYSPDPSAFTGSQATLASEQHPPGSQLTLLYDPAAPWRSFVKQGDDMELLFTLLLGIAFLGLPVGCLLLIRKRRRLAQRPAVPHNPGRRRSMRDRSRGRW; encoded by the coding sequence TTGCTCCCCTTCGCCCTTGCCTTCGGCTTCTTCCTCTTCATCGGGGTCTGCCTGCTGATCATCGGGTTTCGCAGGAACTCCGATAGGATCGTCCACTGGCTCATCGAGGCGGTCCTGCTCTTCTTTGCCACTGCGGGTCTGGCTCTCCTTGGCGTCGCTCTCCACTCCTTCCGCGAGTCAGCCAAAACCATCGCTTGGCGGGAGTCGCCCGGCACCGTGATCTGGAGCCGCACCGTCCGCATGGAAGGCAGCCGCAGGCCGCCCACCGTGCCCGATATCTTCTACCGCTATGAAGTCGGCGGTCGCGAGTATCGCTCGAATTGCTACTCGCCCGATCCCTCCGCCTTCACCGGCTCGCAAGCCACTCTGGCCTCAGAGCAGCACCCGCCCGGCAGCCAGCTCACGCTTCTTTACGATCCTGCCGCCCCTTGGCGATCCTTCGTCAAGCAAGGCGACGACATGGAGCTGCTTTTCACCCTTCTGTTAGGCATCGCCTTCCTCGGCTTACCGGTCGGCTGCCTCTTGCTGATCCGGAAACGACGCAGGCTCGCGCAGCGTCCCGCGGTCCCGCACAATCCTGGTCGCCGCCGCTCCATGCGGGATCGCTCCCGCGGACGCTGGTAG
- the tdh gene encoding L-threonine 3-dehydrogenase, translated as MKALVKATAGPGLEMMDVPMPEVGPMDVLIKIKKTSICGTDVHIWKWDAWAQRTIPVPMHVGHEFCGVVESVGSGVTDIVPGELVSGEGHIVCGRCRNCLAGRRHLCPETLGVGVNRPGAFAEYLSIPYRNVYKVDPSIPEEVISCFDPLGNAVHTALSWDLVAEDVLITGAGPIGCMAAAVCRFAGARHVVVTDVNPWRLELAKKLGATRTVNVAEESLGDAMKSLGMKEGFDVGLEMSGHPSGLNDILNHTSNGAKVSLLGIFPDKVAIDWDKVIFKGLVLKGIYGREMFETWYKMSSMIRAGLDISPVITHRFPIADFKKGFETMMSGQSGKVVLDWEA; from the coding sequence ATGAAAGCGCTCGTCAAAGCCACTGCCGGCCCCGGACTCGAAATGATGGACGTCCCCATGCCCGAAGTCGGGCCCATGGACGTGCTCATCAAGATCAAGAAGACCTCGATCTGCGGCACCGACGTGCACATCTGGAAGTGGGACGCCTGGGCCCAGCGCACCATCCCGGTGCCCATGCACGTGGGCCACGAGTTCTGCGGCGTGGTCGAGTCCGTCGGCTCCGGCGTGACCGATATCGTCCCCGGTGAACTCGTTTCCGGAGAAGGCCACATCGTCTGCGGCCGCTGCCGCAACTGCCTCGCCGGCCGCCGCCACCTCTGCCCGGAAACCTTGGGCGTCGGCGTAAATCGCCCCGGTGCCTTCGCTGAATACCTCTCCATCCCCTACCGCAACGTCTACAAGGTCGATCCCTCGATCCCCGAGGAAGTGATCTCCTGCTTCGACCCCCTCGGCAACGCCGTCCACACCGCACTTTCCTGGGACCTCGTCGCGGAAGACGTCCTCATCACCGGTGCCGGCCCCATCGGCTGCATGGCCGCCGCGGTCTGCCGCTTCGCCGGTGCCCGCCATGTCGTCGTCACCGATGTGAATCCCTGGCGCCTCGAACTCGCCAAGAAGCTCGGCGCCACCCGCACCGTGAACGTCGCGGAAGAGTCCTTGGGCGATGCCATGAAATCCCTCGGCATGAAGGAAGGCTTCGACGTCGGACTCGAAATGTCCGGCCACCCCTCCGGCCTGAATGACATCCTCAACCACACCTCGAACGGCGCGAAGGTTTCCCTCCTCGGCATCTTCCCGGACAAGGTCGCCATCGATTGGGACAAGGTCATCTTCAAGGGCCTCGTCCTGAAAGGCATCTACGGCCGCGAGATGTTCGAGACCTGGTACAAGATGAGCAGCATGATCCGCGCGGGACTCGATATCTCGCCCGTCATCACCCACCGCTTCCCGATCGCCGACTTCAAGAAAGGCTTCGAGACCATGATGTCCGGCCAGTCCGGCAAGGTCGTGCTGGATTGGGAAGCTTGA
- a CDS encoding DUF6210 family protein, giving the protein MKPKVRLYNHDGLGLIIDFPSGVIYSNQAGGHACLQPEMEGIFVPLSNDDWPISPTDELVAYFTGVKHQGSGASSGIDEEDAAFIEGILCKHRPNGVIKVDRTKLRESYEAWIHVGVLDDGSGSNEEFPGFGPYPRSAVLTWPNSD; this is encoded by the coding sequence ATGAAGCCCAAAGTTCGCCTCTATAATCATGACGGCCTTGGCTTGATCATCGATTTCCCAAGCGGAGTGATCTATTCCAACCAAGCCGGTGGCCATGCCTGCTTGCAGCCGGAGATGGAAGGGATATTCGTTCCGCTCTCCAATGATGATTGGCCGATCTCTCCGACCGATGAGCTGGTGGCCTACTTCACCGGCGTCAAGCACCAAGGCTCAGGGGCCAGCAGCGGGATCGACGAAGAAGATGCCGCTTTCATCGAGGGGATTCTCTGCAAGCACCGCCCGAATGGTGTTATTAAAGTCGATCGGACAAAACTGCGGGAATCCTATGAAGCATGGATCCATGTCGGGGTGCTCGATGATGGATCGGGCTCAAACGAGGAATTTCCGGGTTTCGGTCCCTACCCCCGCTCTGCCGTGCTGACGTGGCCGAACTCGGACTGA
- a CDS encoding C40 family peptidase, translating to MKRLLLLLPLLLLASGLSSCSRQVKAKHPVSYSFKSGRTAMLKDGLAYAPRNAPMAVKRAIAAGNRLQNKPYKWGGGHAKHLDSGYDCSGTVSYVLRESGLMKGSMPSKGYFSYGNKGEGDWITVYVRNGHVFMTVAGLRLDTGGPGGRSGPRWKPQTRAGAGHVMRHPSGL from the coding sequence GTGAAACGACTTTTACTCCTGCTCCCGCTGCTGCTCTTGGCCTCCGGCCTGAGCTCCTGCTCGCGCCAAGTGAAGGCCAAACACCCCGTTTCCTACAGCTTCAAGAGCGGCCGTACCGCCATGCTGAAAGACGGTCTCGCCTACGCCCCGAGGAACGCCCCGATGGCCGTGAAGCGCGCCATCGCCGCCGGCAATCGCCTCCAGAACAAGCCCTACAAGTGGGGCGGTGGCCACGCCAAGCACCTCGACAGCGGCTACGATTGCTCCGGCACCGTCTCCTACGTTCTCCGCGAGTCCGGCCTCATGAAGGGCTCCATGCCCAGCAAGGGCTACTTCAGCTACGGCAACAAGGGCGAGGGTGACTGGATCACCGTCTACGTCCGCAATGGCCACGTCTTCATGACCGTCGCCGGCCTGCGCCTCGATACCGGCGGCCCCGGCGGTCGCAGCGGCCCCCGCTGGAAGCCACAGACCCGTGCCGGTGCCGGCCACGTCATGCGCCACCCCTCCGGTCTCTGA
- a CDS encoding acyltransferase family protein, whose translation MATSRNTQLDGWRAIAVFGVMWQHWAPASWRGPFPFEIGLYFFLTFSGFLITRGLLRDQAKGESSSTAWRGPAYKDFLSRRAIRILLPAYVAMLFAWLVAAPDIRAHLLYYLTYTVNFHMSRLTDFPSGTAHYWTLAIQVQFYLLWPLPIYAAPRKHMAKVLVATALVAPLSRAILVNFFPEILRPGAITTSAFDYFGAGALLALAIENGMKPGDRRLTIASWIALVPYLVLYHFDRIGHPLPGIRHFQQTLVSVVFAGLISVTLAGFRGPLGKLLDLPFIQHVGRLSYGFYLFHTPMPLFLGFVLPWIWMWNLPTALQLLCFFLASWGAAWLCWRYLESPLDRFRPQKRAA comes from the coding sequence TTGGCCACTTCCCGAAACACCCAGCTCGATGGCTGGCGAGCGATCGCCGTCTTCGGCGTGATGTGGCAACACTGGGCCCCCGCCTCATGGCGCGGGCCTTTTCCTTTTGAGATCGGCCTCTACTTCTTCCTCACCTTCAGCGGCTTCCTGATCACCCGCGGCCTCCTTCGCGATCAGGCCAAGGGCGAATCCTCCTCCACCGCTTGGCGCGGCCCCGCCTACAAGGACTTCCTCAGCCGCCGCGCCATCCGCATCCTCCTCCCCGCCTACGTCGCCATGCTCTTCGCCTGGCTCGTCGCCGCGCCGGATATCCGCGCCCACCTGCTCTACTACCTCACCTACACGGTGAATTTCCACATGTCGCGGCTGACGGACTTCCCCTCCGGCACCGCCCACTACTGGACCCTCGCCATCCAAGTGCAGTTCTACCTGCTCTGGCCCCTCCCCATCTACGCCGCTCCGCGCAAGCACATGGCCAAGGTGCTGGTCGCCACCGCCTTGGTCGCTCCGCTTTCCCGCGCGATCCTCGTGAACTTCTTCCCGGAGATCCTCCGCCCCGGCGCCATCACCACAAGCGCCTTCGATTACTTCGGCGCGGGAGCCCTCCTCGCCCTCGCCATCGAGAACGGCATGAAGCCCGGCGACCGCCGCCTCACCATCGCCTCGTGGATCGCTCTCGTCCCCTACTTGGTCCTCTACCACTTCGACCGCATCGGGCATCCCCTCCCGGGCATCCGCCACTTCCAGCAGACCCTCGTCTCGGTCGTCTTCGCCGGCCTCATCTCCGTCACCCTCGCGGGCTTCCGCGGCCCCTTGGGCAAGCTTCTCGATCTCCCCTTCATCCAGCACGTCGGACGCCTCAGCTACGGCTTCTACCTCTTCCACACCCCCATGCCGCTCTTCCTCGGTTTCGTGCTGCCGTGGATCTGGATGTGGAATCTCCCCACCGCCCTGCAGCTCCTCTGCTTCTTCCTCGCCTCATGGGGCGCGGCCTGGCTCTGCTGGCGCTACCTCGAATCGCCTTTGGACCGATTCCGGCCCCAAAAGCGTGCGGCCTAG
- a CDS encoding LL-diaminopimelate aminotransferase, with protein MASINSNFLKLKAGYLFPEIARRVKAFSDANPDKASRIIRCGIGDVTEPLPGAVRAAMHEAIDEMGVRETFKGYGPEQGYEFLRQAIVDNEFAGLGISADEVFISDGSKCDTGNILDIFGKGNVIAITDPVYPVYVDTNVMAGNTGDSDEKGAYAGLVYLPCNAENGFVADLPKERVDLVYLCFPNNPTGAVATRAQLEAWVKYAKENDTIIFFDAAYQAFVQDASIPKSIFEIEGAKDVAIEFRSFSKNGGFTGVRCAYIVIPKTVTGKDDQGNRVPLHQLWSRRHSTKFNGASYPVQKGAAAVFSEQGKAEVKALIEHYMGNAKLLIEAVKAAGLPVFGGENAPYVWVGCPAGLGSWDMFDKMLNEAQVVITPGAGFGAAGEGWFRISAFNSRANVEEVCKRLAALLA; from the coding sequence ATGGCCTCGATCAACTCGAACTTCCTGAAGCTCAAAGCCGGTTATCTGTTCCCCGAAATCGCACGACGGGTGAAAGCATTCTCGGATGCGAATCCGGACAAGGCGTCGCGGATCATCCGCTGCGGCATCGGCGATGTGACGGAGCCGCTGCCGGGAGCAGTACGCGCCGCGATGCACGAGGCGATTGATGAGATGGGCGTGCGCGAGACCTTCAAGGGCTACGGTCCGGAGCAGGGTTACGAGTTCCTACGCCAGGCGATCGTGGACAACGAGTTCGCCGGCTTGGGCATTTCCGCGGACGAGGTCTTCATCTCGGATGGCTCGAAGTGCGACACGGGCAACATCCTGGACATCTTTGGCAAGGGCAACGTGATCGCGATCACGGATCCGGTTTATCCGGTGTATGTGGACACCAACGTGATGGCCGGCAACACCGGTGATTCCGACGAGAAGGGTGCCTATGCCGGTCTGGTGTATCTGCCCTGCAATGCCGAGAACGGCTTCGTGGCGGATCTGCCGAAGGAGCGCGTGGATCTGGTCTACCTCTGCTTCCCGAATAATCCGACCGGTGCCGTGGCGACCCGCGCGCAGCTCGAGGCCTGGGTGAAGTATGCGAAGGAGAACGACACGATCATCTTCTTCGATGCGGCCTATCAGGCTTTCGTGCAGGACGCTTCGATTCCGAAGTCGATCTTCGAGATTGAAGGAGCGAAGGACGTGGCGATCGAGTTCCGCTCCTTCTCCAAGAACGGTGGCTTCACCGGCGTGCGCTGCGCCTACATCGTGATCCCGAAGACGGTCACGGGCAAAGACGACCAAGGCAATCGCGTGCCGCTGCACCAGCTCTGGAGCCGCCGCCACAGCACGAAGTTCAACGGGGCCAGCTACCCGGTGCAGAAGGGTGCCGCGGCGGTCTTCTCCGAGCAGGGCAAGGCCGAGGTGAAGGCGCTGATCGAGCACTACATGGGCAATGCCAAGCTGCTGATCGAAGCCGTGAAGGCGGCGGGGCTGCCGGTCTTCGGCGGTGAGAATGCTCCCTATGTCTGGGTCGGCTGCCCGGCGGGTCTCGGCTCTTGGGACATGTTCGACAAGATGCTGAACGAAGCGCAGGTGGTGATCACCCCGGGCGCGGGTTTCGGTGCGGCAGGCGAGGGTTGGTTCCGTATTTCGGCCTTCAACTCGCGTGCGAACGTGGAAGAGGTCTGCAAGCGTCTGGCCGCGCTGCTGGCTTGA
- a CDS encoding DUF3592 domain-containing protein, with protein sequence MTRSGTTVPGKGCGLIGFGLFWTLFSSIFLIVGVWQIRESFRAGSWQPVPCTIDRFEIVDADGAEGGFRADLAYRYDYGGQSYTGTKLWTDQKSSKAYQELAEIREPFLQGPEGRRPSPAGASAECRVNPENPAESYLHPQGSHGQLIFGLIFSGVGGLFVLIGLAILFSSRKERVVSYPTTTEAPPALGLVFFLIFGLAGLGIFGGLIVPKFLEWLDMRGWQETSAEVVRGRVRESRGDDSTTYAVDLLYRYEVGGHEYRSNRYDLIGGSSSGRKGKVEVVNANPPGTKITVFVDPQNPWRAVINRNPGWWALFALFPLPFMAVGLGGLIWCFRKGRKPAVRSEARPGLAVREIGNPAMVAGEWTRFRTVPLAGFIFILIFTLFWNGFITFGFFDTKGSFFTLFLIPFILVGLGMIALTIYMFIALFGPVYELQMNEAELARGSSHTLRWRRGGGRGQPASFCLLLVGREEATYRNGTNTSTAKLVFHEQVIFETRTPQAMDTGHATILIPADAVPSFAGSHNRIRWFLCLRAEIPRLPDVKAEREITVSFPRKEELP encoded by the coding sequence GTGACAAGATCTGGCACCACGGTTCCGGGCAAGGGCTGCGGATTGATTGGCTTCGGCCTCTTCTGGACGCTCTTCAGCTCGATCTTCCTCATCGTCGGCGTCTGGCAGATCCGGGAGAGCTTCCGCGCCGGCTCATGGCAGCCGGTCCCCTGCACCATCGATCGCTTCGAAATCGTGGATGCCGATGGCGCCGAGGGCGGTTTCCGTGCCGATCTTGCCTATCGCTACGACTACGGTGGCCAGAGCTACACCGGCACCAAGCTCTGGACCGATCAGAAGAGCAGCAAGGCCTATCAGGAACTCGCCGAGATCCGTGAGCCCTTCCTCCAAGGACCGGAGGGCCGCCGCCCCTCTCCTGCCGGTGCCAGCGCGGAGTGTCGGGTGAATCCGGAGAATCCCGCCGAGTCCTACCTCCATCCGCAGGGCAGCCATGGCCAGTTGATCTTCGGTCTGATCTTCTCCGGTGTCGGCGGACTCTTCGTGCTGATCGGCTTGGCCATCCTCTTCAGCAGCCGGAAGGAGCGCGTTGTCTCCTACCCCACCACCACGGAGGCGCCCCCTGCCCTTGGTCTCGTTTTCTTCCTTATCTTCGGCCTTGCGGGTCTCGGCATTTTCGGCGGCCTGATCGTTCCGAAATTCCTGGAGTGGCTCGACATGCGCGGCTGGCAGGAAACCAGCGCGGAGGTTGTCCGCGGCCGTGTCCGGGAAAGCCGTGGTGACGATAGCACCACTTACGCCGTGGACCTGCTCTACCGCTACGAGGTCGGTGGCCACGAGTATCGCTCGAATCGTTATGATCTCATCGGCGGCAGCTCTTCCGGTCGCAAGGGCAAGGTGGAGGTGGTGAATGCCAATCCGCCGGGCACGAAGATTACCGTCTTCGTCGATCCGCAGAACCCTTGGCGCGCGGTGATCAATCGCAATCCCGGCTGGTGGGCTCTCTTCGCGCTCTTCCCCCTCCCCTTCATGGCTGTGGGTCTTGGCGGGCTCATCTGGTGTTTCCGGAAGGGTAGGAAACCCGCGGTCCGCTCGGAGGCGCGCCCGGGCCTTGCCGTGCGAGAGATCGGGAATCCCGCCATGGTCGCGGGCGAGTGGACCCGTTTCCGCACGGTGCCTCTCGCGGGCTTCATCTTCATCCTGATCTTCACGCTCTTCTGGAACGGCTTCATCACCTTCGGCTTCTTCGATACCAAGGGCAGCTTCTTCACCCTCTTCCTCATCCCCTTCATCCTCGTCGGCCTCGGGATGATCGCGCTCACCATCTACATGTTCATCGCCCTCTTCGGCCCGGTCTATGAACTCCAGATGAACGAAGCCGAACTCGCACGCGGCAGCAGCCACACCCTGCGCTGGCGGCGCGGCGGAGGCCGCGGCCAGCCGGCATCCTTCTGCCTGCTCCTCGTCGGGCGGGAGGAGGCCACCTACCGCAATGGCACCAACACCTCGACCGCGAAGCTCGTCTTCCACGAACAGGTCATCTTCGAGACCCGCACCCCGCAGGCGATGGACACCGGCCACGCCACTATCCTCATCCCGGCCGATGCCGTGCCCAGCTTCGCTGGCAGCCACAATCGGATCAGGTGGTTCCTCTGCCTGCGCGCGGAGATTCCCCGCCTGCCCGATGTGAAGGCGGAGCGTGAGATCACCGTAAGCTTCCCGAGAAAGGAGGAACTGCCATGA
- the rdgB gene encoding RdgB/HAM1 family non-canonical purine NTP pyrophosphatase: MSADLPVLVIATRNAHKTQEIREMIGTRYMVLDANDFPNLPSVEETGTTFLENATLKAQAISREVTGLVLSDDSGLEVDALRGAPGVWSSSFGGEDGNHAKNNARLMRELEGQTERSARFRCTMVLAENGQVLADFSGTVEGRILDAPFGAGGFGYDPLFAPEGHDRSFAELGPEVKNALSHRGRTLAQVVAWLESEE, encoded by the coding sequence ATGTCCGCCGATCTTCCTGTCCTCGTCATCGCCACCCGCAATGCCCACAAGACGCAGGAGATCCGCGAGATGATCGGCACCCGCTACATGGTGCTTGATGCCAATGATTTCCCCAATCTCCCGAGCGTCGAGGAAACCGGCACCACCTTCCTCGAAAACGCCACCCTCAAGGCCCAGGCCATCAGCCGGGAGGTGACGGGTTTGGTACTCTCGGACGATTCCGGCCTGGAGGTCGATGCCCTTCGCGGAGCTCCCGGCGTCTGGTCCAGCAGCTTCGGCGGCGAGGATGGAAATCACGCCAAGAACAATGCCCGCCTGATGCGCGAGCTGGAGGGACAAACCGAGCGCAGCGCCCGCTTCCGCTGCACCATGGTCCTCGCCGAGAATGGCCAAGTCCTCGCCGATTTCAGCGGCACCGTGGAGGGCCGCATCCTCGATGCCCCTTTCGGAGCCGGCGGTTTCGGTTACGACCCGCTCTTCGCCCCGGAAGGCCACGACCGCAGCTTCGCCGAACTCGGCCCGGAAGTGAAGAACGCCCTCAGCCACCGCGGCCGCACCCTAGCCCAAGTCGTCGCATGGCTGGAATCCGAGGAATAA